One segment of Anatilimnocola aggregata DNA contains the following:
- the thrS gene encoding threonine--tRNA ligase, which produces MLKVSLPDGSVKEFPASTTPRAIAESIGPRLAKATLAAEVDGKVVGSDYVLPSEGEVKLRLLTRKDAEALAVMRHSCAHIMARAVMRLKKGVQLAFGPTVEGGFYYDFQLPEPLTDDDFPAIEAEMKKIIALDEGFERIEVPREKALAIVQGLDQKYKVEHIETGLATHPELSFYRQGEFIDLCRGPHIPSASAVGAFKLLSLAGAYWKGDSDNAQLQRLYATAFFTQEELDEHLKKIEEAKRRDHRVLGKQLQLFTLSNDVGPGLCLWLPKGAMIRSQLEEFIKQELTQRAYLPVYTPHIGRIQMYQTSGHFPYYMESQFPPFYFDPFMQSVQQLFALQFQGKLADNRFIGHFEEALKVNIDGLVPISFGGFGNAKTDADKMHAIKEWFDEQEAYLLKPMNCPHHIQIYKAQKRSYKELPLRLAEFGSVYRFEKTGQLNGMTRVRGFTQDDAHLFCMEDQVPAEFEGCIAMTQFVLKSLGLDNYRVRLGFRDPKSDKYVGSEQVWNRAQNALEDVCTRLGIAYTAEPGEAAFYGPKADFVVTDCIGREWQLGTVQLDYNLPARFGLEYTASDNKAHQPVMIHRAPLGSMERFIGVLIEHFAGAFPLWLAPEQVRVITVSEKSEEYGRKIEQQLRIRGLRVTGDFRPEKLGAKIRDGQLELIPYMLVVGPRDAEQGTVSVRDRLEGDLGAMSLDAAIAHLQAEIAERRVRKTYSGSAGLVEKEKTNEY; this is translated from the coding sequence ATGCTTAAGGTCAGTTTGCCCGATGGCAGCGTGAAGGAGTTTCCCGCCTCAACCACCCCGCGAGCGATTGCCGAATCAATCGGCCCGCGACTCGCCAAGGCCACGCTGGCTGCCGAAGTGGATGGGAAAGTAGTCGGTTCCGACTACGTCCTGCCCAGCGAAGGTGAGGTCAAGCTGCGGCTGCTGACCCGCAAAGATGCCGAAGCGCTGGCCGTTATGCGGCACTCGTGCGCTCACATCATGGCCCGCGCAGTCATGCGGCTGAAGAAGGGGGTGCAACTGGCCTTCGGTCCGACCGTCGAAGGTGGTTTTTATTACGACTTTCAACTTCCCGAACCGCTGACCGACGACGATTTTCCCGCCATCGAAGCCGAGATGAAAAAGATCATCGCGCTCGATGAAGGCTTTGAGCGAATCGAAGTGCCACGCGAGAAGGCTCTGGCGATCGTCCAGGGACTCGATCAAAAGTATAAGGTCGAGCACATCGAGACCGGGCTGGCGACTCACCCCGAATTGTCGTTCTATCGCCAGGGTGAGTTCATCGACCTTTGCCGGGGACCTCATATTCCGAGTGCGAGTGCCGTCGGAGCGTTCAAGCTCCTTTCGCTGGCCGGTGCGTATTGGAAAGGTGATTCCGACAACGCGCAGTTGCAGCGGCTGTACGCCACCGCGTTTTTCACTCAGGAAGAACTCGATGAACACCTGAAGAAAATCGAGGAGGCCAAACGCCGCGATCACCGCGTTCTCGGCAAGCAACTGCAGTTGTTTACCTTGAGCAACGACGTTGGTCCAGGGTTGTGCTTGTGGCTGCCCAAGGGAGCGATGATTCGCTCGCAGCTCGAAGAATTCATCAAGCAGGAGCTGACTCAGCGGGCCTATTTGCCGGTTTACACACCGCACATCGGCCGCATTCAGATGTATCAAACCAGCGGACACTTTCCGTACTACATGGAAAGCCAGTTCCCGCCGTTCTACTTCGATCCGTTCATGCAAAGCGTGCAGCAACTCTTTGCGCTGCAGTTCCAAGGCAAGCTGGCCGACAATCGGTTCATCGGCCACTTCGAAGAAGCATTGAAGGTCAACATCGATGGGCTGGTGCCGATTTCGTTCGGTGGTTTTGGTAATGCCAAGACCGATGCCGACAAGATGCACGCGATCAAGGAGTGGTTCGACGAACAAGAGGCTTATCTGCTGAAGCCGATGAACTGCCCGCATCATATTCAGATCTATAAGGCGCAAAAGCGGAGCTACAAAGAACTGCCGCTGCGGCTCGCTGAGTTCGGCTCCGTCTATCGCTTTGAAAAAACCGGCCAGCTTAACGGTATGACTCGCGTGCGTGGTTTTACTCAGGACGATGCTCACTTGTTCTGCATGGAAGACCAGGTTCCCGCCGAGTTCGAAGGCTGCATCGCGATGACTCAGTTCGTACTGAAGTCGCTGGGGCTCGACAATTACCGCGTGCGGCTGGGCTTCCGCGATCCCAAGAGCGACAAGTACGTCGGCAGCGAGCAGGTGTGGAATCGCGCGCAGAACGCGCTCGAAGATGTCTGCACTCGCCTCGGCATTGCCTACACCGCCGAGCCCGGCGAAGCTGCGTTTTACGGACCCAAGGCCGACTTCGTCGTGACCGATTGTATCGGGCGCGAATGGCAGCTAGGCACGGTGCAGCTCGACTATAACTTGCCGGCACGATTTGGTCTGGAGTACACCGCTTCGGACAACAAGGCCCATCAGCCTGTGATGATTCACCGGGCTCCGTTGGGTTCGATGGAGCGCTTCATCGGCGTGCTGATCGAACACTTTGCCGGCGCGTTCCCCCTGTGGCTGGCTCCCGAGCAAGTCCGAGTGATTACCGTCAGCGAAAAGAGCGAAGAGTACGGCCGCAAGATCGAGCAGCAACTGCGAATCCGCGGTCTGCGCGTTACCGGCGACTTCCGCCCTGAAAAGCTCGGCGCGAAGATTCGCGACGGTCAGTTGGAACTAATTCCTTACATGCTCGTTGTCGGCCCGCGCGACGCCGAACAAGGAACCGTTTCGGTCCGTGATCGGCTTGAAGGAGATCTAGGTGCCATGTCCCTTGATGCTGCTATTGCGCACCTGCAAGCAGAAATCGCCGAACGCCGCGTGCGCAAAACCTACAGCGGCAGTGCAGGGCTGGTCGAGAAGGAAAAGACGAACGAGTACTAG
- a CDS encoding Mrp/NBP35 family ATP-binding protein, translating to MDVTVAAVEKVLAEFKDPETGRSVTQTQQARDVQVAGDKVTLTLALTSHSAPIKNEMKERLVELLRRRFPSLTSIDVNLVVHERAAVKLGQIGLTAKSVIAVGSGKGGVGKSTVAATIALGLKRAGCKVGLMDADVYGPSIPHLLGLSGKPVIENNKLQPIMFQGMPTISMGYLVPAGEAVVWRGPMLHGAITQFLRDTAWGDLDYLIIDMPPGTGDIALTLSQQLPLTGAVVVCTPQQVALIDAVKAIAMFRKVNIPLLGMVENMSGFICPDTGKRYDIFGSGGARQAAEELKVPFLGEVPLNMQIRINGDEGLTLGNFDDPILGPYLEKIVTTLVRNIADNTMSKPPSMQLPMLG from the coding sequence ATGGACGTAACGGTAGCGGCTGTCGAAAAAGTATTGGCAGAGTTCAAAGATCCCGAAACCGGCCGCAGTGTCACCCAAACGCAACAAGCGCGCGACGTGCAAGTCGCCGGCGACAAAGTCACACTCACGCTGGCGCTCACCTCCCATTCCGCTCCCATCAAGAACGAGATGAAGGAAAGGTTAGTTGAGTTGCTGCGGCGTCGGTTTCCTTCCCTCACCAGCATCGATGTAAATCTGGTCGTTCACGAACGGGCCGCAGTCAAGCTCGGTCAAATCGGCCTGACGGCCAAAAGCGTGATCGCCGTCGGTTCTGGCAAAGGCGGCGTGGGCAAGAGCACCGTGGCGGCGACGATCGCGCTGGGCCTGAAGCGCGCCGGTTGTAAAGTCGGCCTGATGGACGCCGACGTCTACGGCCCCAGCATTCCGCACTTGCTCGGCCTTAGCGGCAAGCCGGTGATTGAAAACAACAAGCTGCAACCGATCATGTTTCAAGGCATGCCGACCATCTCGATGGGCTACCTTGTTCCTGCTGGCGAAGCAGTCGTCTGGCGCGGGCCCATGTTGCACGGGGCGATCACGCAGTTCTTGCGCGACACCGCCTGGGGCGATCTCGATTATCTGATCATCGACATGCCTCCCGGCACCGGCGATATCGCCCTCACCTTGTCGCAACAACTGCCGCTCACCGGCGCGGTCGTCGTTTGCACGCCGCAGCAAGTGGCACTGATCGATGCGGTGAAGGCTATCGCCATGTTCCGCAAGGTCAACATTCCCCTGCTGGGGATGGTCGAAAACATGAGCGGTTTCATTTGCCCCGATACCGGCAAACGCTATGACATTTTCGGCAGTGGTGGCGCTCGTCAGGCAGCGGAAGAGTTAAAGGTTCCGTTTCTGGGCGAAGTGCCGCTCAACATGCAGATTCGGATCAACGGCGACGAAGGCCTCACCCTCGGCAATTTCGACGATCCAATTCTCGGACCTTACCTCGAGAAGATCGTCACCACGCTGGTGCGCAACATCGCTGACAACACCATGAGCAAGCCACCGAGCATGCAACTACCGATGTTGGGGTAA
- a CDS encoding VOC family protein encodes MVEFGNPPPGMRSIQAYLVCKDAAAAIEFYGKAFGAKEKFRMPMPDGKTVMHAELNLGDSILMLSEENPQWNTKSPLTLGGTPVTLHCYVADVDAIYNQAVAAGCKSRMVPTNMFWGDRMSSVEDPFGHIWSIAQAVEDVSPAEMNARAAKFFNSQTGACT; translated from the coding sequence ATGGTCGAGTTTGGTAATCCACCGCCGGGAATGCGTTCCATCCAAGCGTACCTGGTTTGCAAAGACGCGGCAGCGGCGATCGAGTTCTACGGCAAAGCATTCGGCGCAAAAGAAAAGTTTCGCATGCCGATGCCGGATGGCAAAACGGTGATGCATGCCGAGCTCAATCTCGGCGATAGCATACTGATGCTCTCGGAAGAGAATCCACAATGGAACACCAAGTCGCCCCTCACGCTCGGCGGCACTCCCGTCACGCTCCATTGTTACGTTGCCGACGTCGATGCGATCTACAATCAGGCTGTCGCTGCTGGCTGCAAATCGCGGATGGTGCCAACCAACATGTTCTGGGGCGATCGGATGAGCTCGGTCGAAGACCCCTTCGGCCACATCTGGTCCATTGCCCAGGCGGTGGAAGATGTCTCGCCCGCAGAGATGAACGCGCGGGCCGCCAAGTTCTTCAACAGCCAAACCGGCGCTTGCACCTAA
- a CDS encoding Fur family transcriptional regulator has product MGKDETAGLSVQQAREMLRAADLRSTASRLAVLQYLANFNKPLSHAEVADALVPQGYDKSTLYRCLVELADSNLLSRLDAGDHAWRFELRRTDEHEDGQHPHFMCLDCGKVTCLPEVEVKIVPSSGKKTGMMGDVTEIFLKGHCTECK; this is encoded by the coding sequence ATGGGTAAAGATGAAACAGCAGGGCTATCGGTTCAACAGGCGCGCGAGATGCTTCGCGCGGCCGACCTGCGTAGCACGGCCTCGCGCCTGGCGGTCCTGCAGTACCTGGCGAACTTCAACAAGCCCCTGAGCCATGCCGAGGTTGCCGACGCACTGGTGCCGCAAGGGTACGACAAGTCGACCCTGTATCGCTGCTTGGTCGAGCTGGCCGACTCGAATTTGCTGAGCCGGCTCGATGCGGGCGATCATGCCTGGCGGTTTGAGTTGCGGCGTACGGACGAGCACGAGGATGGCCAGCATCCCCACTTCATGTGCTTGGATTGTGGCAAAGTGACCTGCCTGCCCGAGGTCGAAGTGAAGATCGTTCCCTCGTCCGGCAAAAAGACGGGCATGATGGGAGACGTGACGGAGATTTTCCTCAAAGGACACTGCACCGAGTGCAAATAA
- a CDS encoding DinB family protein, translated as MSADQLIERYLAGPALLRQAVAGMTREQLLARPVAGKWSTLELVAHIADFEPVYLDRMKRTIAQHEPTMFSGDPDLFASKLAYHERDLEEELNLIAACRTHMGRILKTLPADAFHRCGIHTENGPMTLEKILTNIANHIPHHLPFVQEKRQALGV; from the coding sequence ATGAGTGCCGATCAACTGATTGAACGATACCTGGCTGGACCGGCACTGTTGCGGCAAGCGGTGGCGGGCATGACGCGCGAGCAACTGCTGGCCCGACCAGTTGCCGGCAAATGGAGCACACTGGAACTGGTGGCGCACATTGCCGACTTTGAGCCCGTTTACCTCGATCGTATGAAACGGACGATTGCCCAGCACGAACCGACGATGTTCAGCGGCGATCCTGATTTGTTCGCCAGCAAGCTCGCTTATCACGAGCGTGACCTGGAAGAAGAACTGAATCTGATTGCCGCCTGCCGGACGCACATGGGCCGGATTTTGAAGACGCTGCCGGCAGACGCTTTTCACCGGTGCGGCATTCACACCGAAAACGGGCCAATGACGCTGGAGAAGATTCTCACGAACATTGCCAACCACATTCCTCACCACCTGCCATTTGTGCAGGAGAAGCGCCAAGCCTTGGGCGTTTAA
- a CDS encoding PhoH family protein, giving the protein MIEQIITLNDPSQALALFGPRDQYLRALRETLSVTISHRDGQLRIQGEEPAVNKATSVFEQLSALLAQRGELDPETVGGILSAAGGKVLGLVAQPIDVINVAKRIVPKTAGQARYVDSIRAHDITFAVGPAGTGKTYLAVAIAVEALKHHQMRKIVLVRPAVEAGESLGYLPGDMFAKINPYLRPLLDALAEMIDYDQMKRYMEQDVIEVVPLAYMRGRTLNEAFIILDEAQNTTVSQMKMFLTRMGHGSKIVISGDVTQVDLPRASASGLTDALQRLRDIHGINTVHLGKGDIVRHKLVQEIVRAYEDEPRSNPSTSKKSK; this is encoded by the coding sequence ATGATCGAACAGATTATTACGCTTAACGACCCGAGTCAGGCCTTGGCCCTCTTTGGTCCCCGCGACCAGTATCTGCGAGCATTGCGAGAAACCCTCAGCGTGACCATCAGTCATCGCGATGGGCAACTACGCATTCAGGGCGAAGAACCGGCGGTGAACAAAGCGACCTCTGTCTTCGAGCAGCTCTCGGCACTGCTGGCGCAACGGGGTGAGCTCGATCCCGAAACGGTCGGCGGCATCTTGAGCGCTGCTGGGGGCAAAGTGCTGGGCCTGGTGGCTCAGCCCATTGATGTCATTAACGTTGCCAAACGAATTGTCCCCAAGACCGCGGGCCAGGCCCGCTACGTCGACTCAATTCGTGCGCACGACATTACCTTTGCCGTCGGCCCAGCAGGCACAGGCAAAACATACCTCGCGGTCGCGATCGCTGTGGAAGCGCTCAAGCATCATCAAATGCGGAAGATCGTGCTGGTTCGCCCAGCCGTCGAAGCGGGCGAAAGCCTCGGCTATTTGCCCGGCGATATGTTCGCCAAGATCAATCCGTATCTCCGCCCCCTGCTCGATGCCCTGGCGGAAATGATCGACTACGACCAGATGAAGCGGTACATGGAACAGGACGTGATTGAAGTGGTGCCGCTTGCCTATATGCGAGGTCGCACGCTCAACGAAGCGTTCATCATTCTGGATGAAGCCCAGAACACCACCGTTTCGCAAATGAAAATGTTCCTGACTCGCATGGGTCATGGTTCGAAGATTGTGATCTCTGGTGACGTGACCCAGGTTGACTTGCCGCGCGCGAGTGCCAGCGGATTGACCGATGCGTTGCAACGCTTGCGCGATATTCACGGCATCAACACCGTGCATCTCGGCAAGGGAGACATCGTCCGCCATAAGCTCGTCCAAGAGATTGTCCGCGCTTATGAAGACGAACCACGTTCGAATCCGTCGACATCCAAAAAGTCCAAGTAA
- a CDS encoding HD family phosphohydrolase — translation MSHSLSRRLRNSRVTTLPPGMVARGLSVLRRTDVLIRLGLCVLAALVMWGVTGSWAPSFSYRTGFIPNRDIIARVDFSEEDPVETAKRKDQARSQAEFVYEQDARPLEELRQELKNKVSQLASVESYDKVEPKLWEEFSPAGEGKTPETEKRKFDALKGFFMVGMDSGRFDEAIKRAFVPLERSGVIDVLQHTSTEGSQQGVKVRPTGKPQWTHRAAVEEVLVSKIKPQLQQRLIEELKSFGGMSENSLTVADLTYAWLDQRLQNARTLQLDREASEAEKKAAADAVVMVIREYKANDAHLAEARQPLDSSHVQLLRREYEAWRKQMGWSEKIGHSLATFGMYGALYTLCGFYILNRRRKLVEDLNKFSVLLGAIVVTVILCWGASKDQWRAEIIPLMLFGMTAAIAYEKELALLLAASVALIVSFLLDQGLAEFVILVSSVAAAILFLARIRSRTKLIYVGAISGVVVVATTFGVGTLVGQAFGATDSALNVVEDWLPATWTNSFVVTLAIGAFWFGSCSLLASVLMTGLLPFIERLFDVQTDISLLELGDVQHPLLQQLVRRAPGTYNHSINVASIAETAAEAIGCNGLLVRVGAYFHDIGKMLKPAYFVENQGTEGNRHEFLQPAMSTLVIIAHVKDGADLARQHHLPRTIIDFIEQHHGTTLVEYFYRREAKRLESDPTAAEPDESTFRYPGPKPQTKETAVLMLADVVESASRALSDPTPARIESLVHDLALKRLLDGQFDECGLTLQELRILEDSLVKSLTAVYHGRVKYPEHQTV, via the coding sequence GTGTCTCACAGCCTTTCACGCCGACTTCGCAATAGCCGGGTAACCACGCTACCCCCAGGCATGGTCGCGCGCGGACTGTCTGTACTGCGGCGTACCGACGTGCTCATTCGCTTGGGCTTGTGCGTACTCGCTGCGCTGGTGATGTGGGGAGTTACTGGCAGTTGGGCTCCCTCGTTCTCGTATCGCACGGGTTTCATACCGAACCGCGATATCATCGCGCGAGTCGATTTTTCCGAAGAAGATCCCGTCGAAACCGCCAAGCGCAAAGATCAGGCTCGCTCGCAGGCTGAGTTCGTTTACGAACAAGACGCCCGACCGCTGGAAGAATTGCGACAAGAGCTAAAGAACAAGGTCTCGCAGCTCGCGAGTGTGGAAAGTTACGACAAGGTCGAGCCCAAACTGTGGGAAGAGTTCTCGCCAGCTGGCGAAGGGAAGACACCTGAAACGGAAAAGCGAAAGTTTGACGCCCTGAAGGGCTTCTTCATGGTCGGCATGGACTCCGGCCGCTTCGACGAAGCGATCAAGCGGGCCTTTGTTCCGCTCGAACGGAGCGGCGTTATCGATGTGCTGCAACACACCAGCACCGAAGGGAGTCAACAAGGTGTGAAGGTTCGCCCCACGGGCAAGCCCCAATGGACTCACCGCGCTGCAGTCGAAGAGGTGCTGGTCAGCAAGATCAAACCACAGCTGCAGCAACGCTTGATCGAAGAGCTGAAGTCCTTCGGCGGCATGAGCGAAAACAGTCTGACCGTTGCTGACCTGACCTATGCCTGGCTCGATCAGCGATTGCAGAACGCTCGGACATTGCAGCTCGACCGCGAAGCGTCTGAAGCCGAAAAGAAGGCAGCTGCCGATGCGGTTGTAATGGTCATCCGCGAATACAAAGCCAACGACGCCCACCTGGCCGAAGCTCGTCAGCCGCTCGATAGCAGCCACGTGCAGCTGTTGCGAAGAGAGTACGAGGCCTGGCGAAAGCAGATGGGCTGGTCCGAAAAGATTGGCCACAGCCTGGCGACGTTCGGCATGTATGGCGCGCTCTACACGCTGTGTGGTTTCTACATATTGAACCGCCGCCGCAAGTTGGTTGAAGACCTGAACAAGTTCTCGGTCCTTTTGGGCGCGATCGTCGTCACGGTCATCCTCTGCTGGGGTGCTTCCAAAGATCAATGGCGCGCCGAGATCATTCCGCTCATGCTGTTCGGCATGACCGCCGCAATTGCCTATGAAAAAGAACTGGCTCTGTTGCTGGCAGCTTCGGTCGCGCTGATCGTTTCATTCCTGCTCGACCAGGGGCTGGCTGAGTTCGTCATCCTCGTCTCTTCCGTCGCGGCTGCGATCTTGTTTCTGGCCCGCATTCGCAGCCGGACCAAGTTGATTTATGTCGGTGCCATATCAGGAGTCGTTGTCGTTGCCACGACGTTCGGTGTCGGCACACTTGTGGGCCAGGCATTTGGCGCCACCGATAGTGCCCTCAACGTTGTCGAAGATTGGCTCCCCGCGACTTGGACCAATTCCTTCGTAGTTACGCTAGCCATCGGTGCCTTTTGGTTCGGCTCTTGCTCACTTTTGGCCAGTGTATTAATGACGGGGCTCCTCCCTTTCATCGAACGATTGTTCGACGTGCAAACCGACATTAGCTTGCTCGAACTGGGTGATGTGCAGCATCCGCTGCTGCAGCAATTGGTTCGCCGCGCACCGGGAACGTATAACCACTCGATCAACGTGGCGTCGATCGCCGAGACGGCCGCCGAAGCCATTGGCTGTAACGGCCTGCTGGTCCGGGTCGGCGCTTATTTTCATGACATCGGCAAGATGCTGAAGCCGGCGTACTTCGTCGAGAATCAAGGGACCGAAGGAAATCGACATGAGTTCCTCCAGCCTGCTATGAGTACGCTCGTGATTATCGCGCACGTGAAGGATGGCGCAGACTTGGCTCGGCAACATCACTTGCCGCGGACGATTATCGACTTCATCGAGCAGCATCACGGCACCACGCTTGTCGAGTACTTCTATCGTCGAGAGGCTAAGCGACTGGAGTCCGATCCCACAGCCGCCGAACCCGATGAATCGACCTTCCGCTATCCCGGCCCGAAGCCGCAGACCAAAGAGACCGCCGTCTTGATGTTGGCCGACGTGGTCGAAAGCGCCAGCCGAGCCCTCTCCGATCCCACACCGGCCCGCATTGAAAGCCTGGTGCACGATCTGGCTCTCAAGCGTCTGCTCGATGGGCAGTTCGACGAATGCGGCCTCACGCTGCAAGAGCTGCGAATTCTCGAAGATAGCCTCGTAAAATCGCTGACTGCCGTTTATCACGGCCGCGTGAAGTATCCCGAACATCAGACGGTGTGA
- the ybeY gene encoding rRNA maturation RNase YbeY produces MPVKVTTLKLRIDIADEQETHTVNYDRLIAAVKLIFADAGYVRGEVSIAIVTDEAMHDLNRQYLQHDYPTDVLSFVLEEDSDRLDGQLIVSADYASREAPTFGWTTDDELLLYTIHGALHLVGYDDLEPELKAEMREQEKRYLAKFGLTPSYS; encoded by the coding sequence ATGCCTGTAAAAGTGACGACCTTGAAGCTGCGCATCGACATCGCCGACGAGCAAGAGACTCATACCGTTAACTACGACCGGCTGATTGCCGCCGTGAAGTTGATCTTTGCTGATGCCGGTTACGTGCGGGGAGAAGTGAGCATTGCCATTGTCACCGATGAAGCGATGCACGACCTGAACCGGCAGTATCTGCAGCACGACTATCCCACCGATGTCCTCAGCTTTGTTCTGGAAGAAGACTCTGATCGGCTCGATGGCCAATTGATCGTCAGCGCCGATTACGCATCCCGCGAAGCACCCACCTTTGGCTGGACAACCGACGACGAACTGCTGCTGTACACCATTCACGGCGCTCTGCATCTGGTCGGCTACGATGATCTGGAACCGGAATTAAAAGCTGAGATGCGCGAGCAGGAAAAGCGCTACCTCGCGAAGTTCGGACTGACACCCAGTTACTCTTGA